The nucleotide window TTTAGTTGTTAACAGtaacaaattgtaataaataagcTAAAGTAgtgttttgtaaattaaaacttttccaaAAATTCTTCCAAACaggtaagaaaaatttaattaaactatttAGAAATTGAGGGACGGAAGAATGACGTGTTGTGTTGTTGGCGTTTAATTGATTTGCAATGTCAAATAGATTTAGCTGAGCTGCAGTGTGGGCAAATTAAATTGCTAATAAAAAGCGTTaactaataaaataatacatttttaaaaattttgttaaataataaaagttttattaaaattcgatTAGggtattttaagcaattttgtttaaaactgcacttttttttaaacaatactaaaattgtttgttttttttatctacaagtattttttttcaattactatactttttatttaaagaataacaatattGTTGAAGTTTTTAAAGACTGTTAcactttttgtattaatttctgTGTTTAAatcgccaaatattttaaaatattggcattACTGTTAAGCAAAATAAACAGAGTTATTTTTATAACGGTAATCCTGTttattctctctctctctcaaggcgaatctatagaaggtgacgacagatttaaaagaaatacaacaacaggtacattgtttttgttaaaagataattgaACTGTGAAAGTGTcctgttgttgtagtttttgtcacaacaaacacaagtgaattgatAGTTCAATTATCTAAACAAGTGAAGACAAAAATAATCAGCTGGTCtacaccaaggcgaatttatagaaggtgaccTTAGAAGAACAActgattattttgttttattcagttttttagATAATTGAACTTTCtattcacttgtgtttgtttAGGCGACATTCATTAAACTTTCCGGCAGGTAATGCTTTTAGTAAGGATGTCTGCTGCCACGTCTTCAGGACGAATGTGGTTTATTTGTAGATAATTCTTAATTCCAGAAATTGCATCGAAATTAGATAATGAAGAACGACGATTATCTAAATTATTTGCCTAGTCCGCATCTGCTAAACCCAGTAACTTCGGGTGTGTTCGTAAATTCAGTATGATTGCATCACTGcagcaaattaaaagtttagcgttcgaaaaagcatatttgtgattattgctttacgtcaaacattttttaatgcaaattgttggcagtgatgtcgcaaatttgtgcaaccaatgcatcattaagttatatgttgcaaaagtttgcaggtcgtggcatcagtgatgcacaaatttactgcatttacgaacaCACCCTTCATCATCTGACTGTTTGGAAAAttcaagttttaaatttatggtattttttaaatatctgaaCACATGTTTAACAGCAACCTAATGTAGGATCTTTATTAAACCTAGAAAGTATGGCTTTCTGTCCTGCATACAGAAGACTTCCTACAGCTtcatcatttcatttttattttcttcagaaCTTGGAGACAATTTGAATAATAGCTTTTGATTGCAATCTAGTGGTGTACTAACTCCTTTGCTTTCTGTCATATTTAATCTTTTTAGTAGGTCTTGCAAATATAATTCTTGATCAATCTACAgctttttgttttctctttccaAGTATATATTCAGGAAATTGCATATAAATTGCTTCTTGCTAGTCAGAATGAGAGAGTTATTTCAAATGTCAAACTcgatacataaaaaaataatgaattcgcttgtatttgcctgaattcgccactGCCACAACCTGATATATAAATTCGCTTTATTTTGCTGTTtgttctctctctctctattcTCATCTCTCATTTATGTacacttaaagaaatttttaattttctctctCTTTTACAGCTTTTAATATGGCGTCTAATCATGAAACCTACATAGAAAAATACTTAATACCAGAAATTGTATCGCAATTAGATAATGAAGAATTGATTTCGTTTAAAGCGGAAAATTCTGGAGGCTTAGATGGTTTTATGTCCACATTGTATAATATACAGCTGAAAACTAAAAGCGATAAGgggtaaattttataatttaggcttaaaaattaaaatatttatatttttttaatctagCGATAAGGAACGTTTGTTAATAGCCAAATTTATGCGTGGCGATGTGGCCTTTAGAGAATCCAGCAAATCCTATATACAATTTGCCAATGAGATCTATATATATGGCACGGTTTTGCCTTATTATGAGAAATTTTTAAAGGATATGAAAATTACTTCCATAAATATCATGGATTTAGTGCCTCCCACTTATATAGCCAAGTTTGGTTATATAGAGggtaagttttatatttatttatatgtattttctttttatttaaaattacttatttaaaacCAGGTTTAAGCTCTTCCCCTAATGAAAGAGAGGCTTCTTTGGTCATGGAAAATCTTAAGCCCTTAGGCTATCAGCTGGGTCCTAGACTAGTGCTTAATCGTGATCATCTGCTAGCCATGTGCAAACCTTTGGGTCAATATCATGCCATGTCCTATGCCTTAAGAGCCTTAAACAATAGCCAAATGGAGCGTTTGAAGTCAGGCATTATAACGTTGCCCTTTATCAATGACAATGATCCTAATGATGCCAATAATAATCTTTATCGTGTGTTATATCGCTGTGCCTTTGATcgtttgtttgaattttatgaGCGTAAATTGGAGACTAGTACGTTTGATAGGAAATCTACCAAGGATTTAAAACTTATTGAATGTTTGCATAAACTAAAGCACAAATACTTTGAGGAGCCAACACGTCTAATGGAAAAACTAAGAACCAAGCTGGAGGATAATGATTTGGATCGATATTTTGGCGCTATTTTGCATGGTGACTACAATCGTAacaatgttttgtttaaatacaaagCTTCTAAGGAAGGCAAGGGTGAAGAGGAGAAATTAGTGGAAGATATGAAAATGATAGATTTTCAggtattttattatgaattaaattaaaaaaaagacctttttttaaataattttttatatattaggaACTGCGCTATGGCTCTCCTTGTTTGGATTTGTCTTTCTTTATGTATTTCAATACTGCCGAAGAGGAGAGATATGAAATCTGGGGTAATTTATTAAAAGCCTATCATACTTGCATGTTTAATACCTTGTCGACAATATTAAAAGCTTCCCAGAAATCCAAACATGATATAGCGGAAATTTTACATCATTATAGTTTTGAGAAATTTCAAACACATTTTTCCCGTTTCGCTTTTTATGGTTGCatgatttgtttacattttcttCCTTGGATATTGTGCACGGAGGAGGAATGTAGCCGTCTTTCCCAAACATTTGAAACGGATTTATATGGTGAAGAGTTTCGTAAGCTGTCTTTGGAGGCGGGCGGAGATGAGGTGACCATGCGTATGCTGACGGTGATTAGACATGCCTGTGAAATGGGCTATATGGATGATTTGTAACATGATTTGGGTTTagagttatttttaatttagtaaattgattttattattttttattttttttgggtaaattggtttttattgaataaatatgaatttaaaatataaatgataaTTTCTTAATGATTCTTATTATTGCGGTTATTTTCCACTGTTTTTTATTGGGCTAGTGTATTTCTTATAACAACCCTGTGTTATCTCTGCTCTTTATTAATACTTTTCATCCGGCAACactatttaatatatattttataacaacCCTGTGTTTGCTTTGCTGTATATATTGATACGGCAACACTATTTAGAGCattccaaggcgaatttattacaAAGTGATGTCAACtctacaatatttacaaaaaagccGCAACAAACACTAGTAAATTTGACAGCTCAACTatctactaaataaaaaaataatcagctgggCTGTCGACATCACCTAAATTCGCTTTCGTGCATTCATTGCTCACGGTGTTTACTAGTGATAAAAGCGAGATAAATGTTATAATTTTGAATCCAAAGATAATACTAAAATTAAGATAATGCcagtaataaatgtttaaaaagtgtAAAGTAAGTACATAgttaaaactgtttaaaaacctgatgagaaatatttaaaagaaactgATTTAGACCTAGGGGAACAAGTATTAAAgtgtgatttaaatttaattgaggctGAAAAATGACTAAAGGTTTGTTGCTAAATTAAAAGGTgtgaaaaatcttttaaaagtgaatgaattttgtattttaatagcTTTGAATTTACCTATTAAATCTcaacgtttttttgttttttttttttgcaaccaAAACTTCATATTTTTACACATGGACATCACTGCTAATCCTGGCCTCtctgtttttgtttacatttccaGTACACTgcaagaaaaattttgttttgttttgtcttTAAGCCTGCAATATGACGTCTAAACTGGAGATCTATATAGACAAATATCTAATACCGGAAATATTAAGCCAATTGGATAATGaggaattaatttcatttaaggCGCAGAGCTTGGACAGTTTAGATAGTTTTATGTCCTGTTTGTATAATATACAGCTGAAAACTAAAAAGGATAAacagtaaatattaaattccacaATTATTAATATTCAGAAACTCAACcgccaacaattttaaaattattgtatgaaaaacactcaaaaattattggaaatctaaggatttttcatataaaaattgtgtttctgaATGGGgtccttaataattttaatcttTTAGAGAAAAAGAACGCTTATTATTTGTGAAATTTATGCGGGGCGATACAGATTTTCGAGAATCTAGTAAATCCTATACACAATATGGCAATGAAATCTATACCTACAACACAGTTTTGCCTTTATatgagaaattattaaaagatatGAAAATTACCAGCATAAATGTAAAGCAGTTAGTGCCTCCCATCTACATAGCCAAGTTTGGTTATATACAAGGTAagctaattaataaatttatttaaaaatctatattaaacCGTTAATAGGTTTAAGTTGTACACCCAACGATAGAGAGGCTGCTTTGGTTATGGAAAATCTTAAACCTTTGGGCTATCAATTGGGTCCACGCCTACAACTGAAACGTGATCATCTTATAGCCATGTGCCAGCCCTTGGGCAAATTCCATGCCATGTCCTATGCTGTAAAAGCCTTAAATCCTTCACAATTCGCTAGTTTAAAAAAGGGCATTATAGATTTCCCCTTTATTAATGAAGAGGATCCCAATGATGTTCACAATAATGTTTATCGTTATCTACATCGCCATGCCTTTGATcgtttgtttgaattttatgaTCGTAAAATTAATAGCAATCTTTTTAATAAGAAATCAGctaaagatttaaaattaataaaatgtttgaataaattGAGAGAGAAATATAACCAGCAGCCTTCTCGATTGCAAGAAAACTTAAGGATCAAAGTAAATGATCGTGAAGAAGATAAATATTTTGCGGCTATTTTGCATGGCGACTACAATCGTaataatgttttgtttaaatataaatccaAAGCAGATAAAAATGCCCAACAATTAGTAGAAGATATAAAAATGATAGATTTTCAGGTATTTAAAAGTAACATGATCATAAATTAACTTTTtcctaaatttaaatattatttagcaACTTCGTTATGGTTCTCCCGCTCTGGATTTgtctttttttatgtatttcaataCTGATGAAACTGAACGTTATGAAATATGGCaggatttattaaaaacatatcacAATACCATGTTTTCTACACTTTCCATTATATTAAATGCTTCCAGCAAATCAAAACAGGAAATTTCGGCTATTTTACAGCATTATAGTTTtgagaaatttcaaaaacactttTCCCGTTTCGCATTTTTTGGTGTTATGATCTGTTTACACTTTTTACACTGGATGCTGTGCAGTGAGGAGGAGTGTGCTCGCATATCGGAGTTATTCGCCACAGATATACGCGGAGAAGAATTTCGTAAGATGTCTTTAGAGGTGGGAGGGGATGAGGTTAATATGCGTTTGTTGGCGGTGGTTAGACATGCCTGCGAAATGGGCTATATGGATGATTTGTAAGAGGTGGAATAAAAGGgattattttagtacttttttttattaatttttttaaaaaaaaatattttaattaatgtaatgCATGaaattccaagaaaaatttttttaattcgagTTGTTTTTCAGCATAAAATCATCTTTTACCAtaaactctcttacttgtttaaagtatgtttatttaaataccataaaaattataaaacttaaaagaaaataattaaaacccttttaaatatgtttatttttatttaaaatcaataaaaaatactaaaatttcctttaaatttgcattttattagtattttataacaaatttctattttatttcttAAGAAACATCCTAAATGtaaaccaaggcgaattcacttTACAGCTGCTTCGTTTTTcttcatttgttttgtttgcgaATACTACAACAAACGTtatagcaacaaaaacaacagccaaacataaacaaaaaccaattgcatgtggtttttgtttatgtttggcTTGTTGTAGCATCACTCTCACTCTTgtaatgaattcgccttgatgtAAACATTGCATTACCGTTATTTGAGAGACAGTTGTTTGGAGAATTTGTTTTGGTtcagtgttgttgttgtgttgtgATAAATAAATGGCGGCTTTTGTGTTTTGTATGAGCAAACAATGGAAaggtttagtttttttgttaatttttcttgttttttatgtttaaataataaaaaatgacaaagtaaataaaactttaagcatatttctataataaaaccATGTAAGTTATTAATTTCTTATGATTTTTAGAGGAAACATTTGCAATAAAGAAGGTTTGCTTATTTTTCCTAGAGAGGCAGTAGTTTGGAGAGTTTGTTTTGGTACTGAAAAACCGTTAAAAAACCAACTAAAACctatttttattctaaaaagtCTGAGGAAAATGCAATTTTGCCTTATgtgccaaaaaataaataatttctagctgttttagtttgaattttctattcatatttcaaatttgtaataAACCTTGACATAATTTCTtagattattataaaataaatttaaatgcaacACTGAATACCTTCAAAATAACCCGCTCTACTTGTAAACTAAGATTATTACTGAGTTTTTGAAGATAAATTATGTTAAGAGACCttcaaatttctataaaatatttacacaagtgttttgtttgaaatttatctTCATGTTCATATTAAACATATAAATTCtaatgttttatataagccAGCAGtagtaacaaattaaaaatcattaagaACACAACTTGTtttagtagaaatattaaataaaagttttaaaaatgaaattcttAGCCTTATTAATGGTAATTTTAACCATTTCCTCACAAACTAAAGCCTCTTATCGGTATAATGTGATTTTTGAAGACTCTAACGAATCGTCTGCCTTGGCCAAGTGTGAGGAGCGAATTTGCTCGCGTATTTATCGCCCTTTATGTGTTGCCATTGATGGCATACAAACCACTTTGCCCTCTCGCTGTCACATGGCCAAATTCAGATGT belongs to Calliphora vicina chromosome 4, idCalVici1.1, whole genome shotgun sequence and includes:
- the LOC135958497 gene encoding uncharacterized protein LOC135958497, with translation MASNHETYIEKYLIPEIVSQLDNEELISFKAENSGGLDGFMSTLYNIQLKTKSDKGDKERLLIAKFMRGDVAFRESSKSYIQFANEIYIYGTVLPYYEKFLKDMKITSINIMDLVPPTYIAKFGYIEGLSSSPNEREASLVMENLKPLGYQLGPRLVLNRDHLLAMCKPLGQYHAMSYALRALNNSQMERLKSGIITLPFINDNDPNDANNNLYRVLYRCAFDRLFEFYERKLETSTFDRKSTKDLKLIECLHKLKHKYFEEPTRLMEKLRTKLEDNDLDRYFGAILHGDYNRNNVLFKYKASKEGKGEEEKLVEDMKMIDFQELRYGSPCLDLSFFMYFNTAEEERYEIWGNLLKAYHTCMFNTLSTILKASQKSKHDIAEILHHYSFEKFQTHFSRFAFYGCMICLHFLPWILCTEEECSRLSQTFETDLYGEEFRKLSLEAGGDEVTMRMLTVIRHACEMGYMDDL
- the LOC135958214 gene encoding uncharacterized protein LOC135958214 is translated as MTSKLEIYIDKYLIPEILSQLDNEELISFKAQSLDSLDSFMSCLYNIQLKTKKDKQEKERLLFVKFMRGDTDFRESSKSYTQYGNEIYTYNTVLPLYEKLLKDMKITSINVKQLVPPIYIAKFGYIQGLSCTPNDREAALVMENLKPLGYQLGPRLQLKRDHLIAMCQPLGKFHAMSYAVKALNPSQFASLKKGIIDFPFINEEDPNDVHNNVYRYLHRHAFDRLFEFYDRKINSNLFNKKSAKDLKLIKCLNKLREKYNQQPSRLQENLRIKVNDREEDKYFAAILHGDYNRNNVLFKYKSKADKNAQQLVEDIKMIDFQQLRYGSPALDLSFFMYFNTDETERYEIWQDLLKTYHNTMFSTLSIILNASSKSKQEISAILQHYSFEKFQKHFSRFAFFGVMICLHFLHWMLCSEEECARISELFATDIRGEEFRKMSLEVGGDEVNMRLLAVVRHACEMGYMDDL